From Coxiella burnetii, a single genomic window includes:
- a CDS encoding tyrosine-type recombinase/integrase, with amino-acid sequence MHEINELMEPLMKTVPLALFDSIENITAGNDYSYLKGIYDLDDIKIATKFLKSYKGSQGTFNSYRREIERLIHWCALITNKSLKALKRDDIENFIYFCKKPPKTWIGETKPPRFIIKDGVRIPNPKWRPFIVKLSKIERRKGMDLDKNNFELSHGSLRESFAILSSFFNYLLQEEYVDVNPVALIRQKSQFIRKTQGQPKIRRLSELQWQYVIKSAKSLAEQDPDIYERTLFIMSALYSMYLRISELAATERWEPRMNHFHRDGDGSWWFITVGKGNKERQIAVSNAMLKALKRWRKHLGLTSLPSPADQSPLLPKNKGRGPIKSTNYIRNIVQYCFDRAIDQLDQDGFSEEAEALNEATVHWLRHTGISDDVKIRPREHVRDDAGHSSSAITDRYIDIELRERHQSARKKTISDED; translated from the coding sequence TTGCATGAGATAAACGAGCTAATGGAGCCTTTGATGAAAACAGTACCACTAGCACTATTTGACTCTATTGAAAATATCACTGCTGGAAATGATTATTCGTATCTTAAAGGTATCTATGATTTAGATGATATTAAAATCGCAACAAAATTTCTAAAATCCTACAAAGGTAGCCAAGGGACTTTTAATTCATATCGCCGTGAAATCGAGCGCCTTATCCATTGGTGTGCCTTAATCACTAATAAATCATTAAAAGCGTTAAAACGTGATGATATAGAAAATTTTATTTATTTTTGTAAAAAACCACCCAAAACCTGGATAGGGGAAACAAAGCCGCCCCGCTTTATTATTAAAGATGGTGTGCGGATTCCGAATCCAAAATGGCGGCCATTTATCGTTAAACTTTCCAAAATAGAGCGTCGAAAAGGAATGGACTTAGACAAAAATAATTTTGAGCTTTCACACGGATCCCTACGCGAATCATTTGCAATATTAAGCAGTTTTTTTAATTATTTGCTGCAAGAAGAATATGTCGATGTAAATCCAGTCGCCCTTATCAGACAAAAAAGTCAATTTATCCGAAAAACGCAAGGACAACCTAAGATAAGACGTTTATCAGAACTACAGTGGCAATATGTGATTAAATCAGCAAAAAGCTTGGCTGAACAAGACCCTGATATTTACGAGCGAACCTTATTTATTATGTCGGCTTTGTATTCTATGTATCTTCGAATTTCAGAACTTGCCGCAACTGAACGTTGGGAGCCGCGCATGAATCACTTTCATCGTGATGGTGATGGAAGTTGGTGGTTTATAACTGTTGGTAAAGGTAATAAAGAAAGACAAATCGCTGTAAGCAATGCGATGCTTAAAGCATTAAAGCGCTGGCGAAAGCATTTAGGCTTGACCTCCCTACCTTCACCCGCTGATCAGTCGCCTTTGTTGCCCAAAAATAAAGGCCGGGGTCCAATCAAAAGCACAAATTACATTAGAAATATCGTACAATATTGCTTCGATCGTGCCATTGATCAACTTGATCAAGACGGGTTTTCTGAAGAGGCAGAAGCCTTGAATGAAGCAACGGTTCATTGGTTGCGACATACGGGTATCTCTGATGATGTAAAAATCAGACCCCGTGAACACGTTCGTGATGATGCTGGGCATAGCTCTAGTGCCATTACTGATCGGTATATCGATATTGAACTAAGAGAACGGCATCAATCTGCTCGAAAAAAAACTATTTCCGATGAAGATTAA
- a CDS encoding tyrosine-type recombinase/integrase has translation MPLDSGAPLKVAQENAGHSDIGTTMLYRHVAQTDRFEATRLLSLKKKVSSQNKDKV, from the coding sequence TTGCCATTGGACTCAGGTGCACCGCTTAAAGTCGCCCAAGAAAATGCTGGACATAGTGATATTGGCACAACGATGTTATACCGACATGTCGCTCAAACGGATCGATTTGAAGCGACCCGTTTGCTTTCTCTAAAAAAGAAAGTGAGTTCGCAAAATAAGGATAAAGTATAG